The nucleotide sequence TATGAAAATTTATGCCAAGGCTAATCTAACTTAAATCACTCTCCAGGCCAATTTTATTAATTGGCCTATTCTACATAAGCTGATTTGTTCTAATAATGTGTTCAGTAAACAGGCTACGTAAATAAAACCCTCTGGGTAAGGTTAAAATTTTATTTCCCTCATTATCAAACCCATAACATAAGGATTTAGCATTAGCAGCCTTGGGTCGAACCTGCAAATACTGGCCAATTCGGCCATTAATTTCATCCAATTGGCCAGTGCTAATCATAAGGCTAAGTTCACGCCAATCATTTGCCAGAATTGCTTCTTCTGCTTGATTGGGAGACCATAAAAACCCCCGCCCTACTCGCCGTTGTTCAAAAGGAATAGTTTTATCGCCTTCAATAGGCAACCACAGGACCCGCTTTAATTTTGCATAGCATTGTGAAGACAGCCAATCTTGCTGGTGGAGGGTTAACAAGGGAATACTGGTGACAAACGTCGACTCAGCCGGCTTACCTTGTGCATTAAGTGGTACGGTTTTTAATTCAATACCAAGTTGCGTAAAATCAGGTACAGGCTTCGTACCTGCAGTTGTTCCCAGTGCTAGTTCGATTGCAAGCCCCGCCCAACCTTTGCGTTTGTTTTGCTCACGTGGGATACTAATCTGCAAGAGGTTTGCCAGTTGCGCAAAACTCAAGCCTTCAATTAATTGACATCGCGCGAGGAGTTCTGCTTCATCCTTCACTGGATGCTTTGACAACAGAGGGTTCATTTTGACCTTCTTTTAGTTCGATGCTAATCGGCGGAATAGGAGGTTTCACCCCGGCCGCTTTAAATTGGGCTGTAATAGCAAATAGGACCTTGGAACGGATCTCAAACCGTGTATGTAGTTGCACATTAATAAAATAACGCACTTCAAATTCAATAAGTGCATCATCAATTTGCTTCAAAAACACCTGTGGCGGAGGCTCATCAACTATTTCAGGAATAATTGCCAAAACATCTAAAATCAGTTGCTGGATCATTGCTGGATCATCTGCTCGACTAACTTTGATAGGAATTACAGTACGGACAATGCTGTCTTGATGTGTCCAATTGGTAAATGGCTTATTGAAAGTCTCGGCATTAGGAATCAGCACTTCCATATTATCCCAGGAAGATACTCGCATCGAACGAATACCAATATGAGCCACCCGCCCTTCATAGGTTCCTAAAGTAATTAAATCACCTTCACGCACAGGACGCTCGATGAGCAACATTAATCCGCCAACCACATTGGAAGCAAAATCGCGTAGACCGAATCCCATACCTACAGCAAGGCCACCAATGACCATCGACATACCACTAAAATCCAGTCCCAAAACGCGCAAAGTAATGAAACCACCAATCAAAATCACTGCATATTGCGTAAAGACCG is from Legionella donaldsonii and encodes:
- the mutH gene encoding DNA mismatch repair endonuclease MutH translates to MNPLLSKHPVKDEAELLARCQLIEGLSFAQLANLLQISIPREQNKRKGWAGLAIELALGTTAGTKPVPDFTQLGIELKTVPLNAQGKPAESTFVTSIPLLTLHQQDWLSSQCYAKLKRVLWLPIEGDKTIPFEQRRVGRGFLWSPNQAEEAILANDWRELSLMISTGQLDEINGRIGQYLQVRPKAANAKSLCYGFDNEGNKILTLPRGFYLRSLFTEHIIRTNQLM